The Pyxidicoccus sp. MSG2 DNA segment TCGCGTGCTTGCGGGAGACCATGTCCTCGACGAGCACCATGTCCAGCTCGCTCGAGCGGCCGATGACGATGTGCTTCTCCGCCTTCAGCGGGAACTCGCCACCCTGGTACTTCCCGGAGATGAACTTGAGGGCGTAGGTCTTTTGGGTGTCCATGGTCATCAACCGGCCTGCTCCGGCGTGCCGGGGTCCTTCACCAGGTTGAGGTACATCTGCGCGCTCTTGTTATCCGGGCTGCGCGCCAGCACGTCCTCCCAGACCCGCACCGCCTCCGCCCGACGCCCGGCCGAATACAGCGCCACTCCATACTGGATACGGCCCGGGATGAAAGATGGGTTCTGGGTGATGACCTGCTCGTACTCGGCGAGGGCCGCGGCGTTGTCGCCCGCGTCACGCAAGGCATTGCCCAGCTTGAGGCGGATGTCCACGAACTGCGGGCAAAGGGCGAGCGCCCGCCGGTACTCTTCGACCGCCTTCGCCCACGCCCCGCTGGAGGCGTAGACGTCGCCAATCTCGCCGTACATGTTGGCGATCTTCTTCTCCACGTAGGGGTCCAGCTCGCCGGGGCCGGTCTTCTGCTGGGAGAGGGCGGCTTGGTAGACCTCCTTCGCCTCGGCGTACTTCCCCATGTCGTTGTAGATGACGGCCAGGTTGAGGGCCGCCTCCGTGTACGCGGGGTTGAGCTTCAGCGCGGACTCGAAGGCGCGCTGCGCCCGGGCGAACTGGCCCTGGTCGTGGTAGATGATGCCGAGCATGTTGAACACGTCCGCGAAGGTCGGATTCTGCTCGACGATCTTCGCGAGGTATTGCTCGGCCTGGGCGTACTGCTTCTTCTCGAAGTAGCCGCGCCCGAGGGTCAGTAGCTGCTTGAGGGGCTCTTCCATGAATCGGCCCGAACGGGCTCTGCCTCCGAGGCGGCTAGCCTACATGAGCCCGGGCGAAAACAAGAATTCATCACCGCGAAGCGTCAGGGAAAGTTGGCGCTCGCCCCGGGTGTCCACCGGACGCGAGGGCAGTGCCCCCTGCAGGCGCCAGTGTTCGGTAACGACAGCTTCTTCCCGCTCCAGCCGGACGTACCAGGCCTCCGCCCGGTAGCCGCGCGCGCGCATCCGCCGCAGCTCGTCCCACTCCGGGCCACCCACACCGGGAGTGCCCGGCGCCGCCAGCTTCGCCAGGGCGTCCGCGTCCGCCGCCTGCAAGGCCCGGCGCCGGGACTCCAGCGCCGTCACCACGGCCAGCAGCCGGGGCGCCGCGGTGCCCTCCGGCACCCAGTCACCGTCGCGCCGGACGAAGGGCACGCGCTCCACCCCGGCGGTGCCCACCTCGGTGGGCCCCAGGGTGCCGTCGAAGTCGAGCGTGGCATGGGCCTCCGCCCGCTCCCCGCCCGGCGCCACCACCACGGTGATGCGCGCGAAGCGGTGCTTGCGGGACTTGAGGGGCACGTCGGAGCCGGGCACGGGCAGCGTCAGCCCGTCGGCCTCGGTCTGCTTCAAGGCGGTGATGATTTCCGCCTCGGGGCCGGCGGCCGCGCCGAGCAAGCGCGGGGCGAAGACGGCCAGGGTGGCGCCCAGCGCCAGCACGACGATGAGGGTGCCGCCGAGGCGGCTCCACTCCTCGGTCGTCTTCACGAGCCCAGCATGCGCTGGGCGCGCTCCGCGGCGGGCGTTCCGGGCAGCCGGCGCAGCACCTGCCGCAGCGTCTCCTCCGCCTTCTTCGGGTCGTTCAGCTTCACGTAGGCCGCGTGCAGGTCGAAGAGGGCCTCCTCCTCGTACTGGGTGCCCGGGTAGCGGCGCAGCAGCGACTCCAGGCGCTGGGCCACCGCCTTCCACCGCTCACGCTTCTGGTAGAAACGGGCCACGTACAACTCGTGCTCCGCCAGGCGCCTGCGGGCCTCGTCGGCATTGGCCTTGGCTTCGTCGGCGTACTCGGACTTCGGGTACTGGCGCCGGAAGTCCTCCATGGCGAGCAGCGCGGCCCGGATTTCCCCCTGGTCCTTCTCCTCCGGGGGCGGCAGGGCGAAGAACTCGGAGGGGTAGTCCTCCACGTGCGTGAGGGCGGAGCGGTAGGCGGCGTAGTCCACCTTGGGGTGCGTGGGGTGGAGCTTGATGAAGGACTCGTACTGCTCGCGCGCCTCGGGCCAGGCCTCGCGGGCGAAGTCCACGTCCGCCAGCTTGAGCTCGGCCTCGCGGGCGGCATCCTGGTAGGGGAACTTCGCGCGGACGTACTCGAAGTACTTCTGGGCCTTGAGGAAGTCCTTGTTCTCCATGGCCTCCGTGCCAAGGCGCAGGTTCTCCTCGGCGGAGCTGGCGTAGTTGGGCTCACCGGCCTGTCCCGAGGTGAGGGACGCACAGCCGGAGGCGAAGAGCAGGACGGCGGTCAGGAAGGCGACGGCGGAACGCATCTCCACCACGCTATTCGTCCGGGCCTGAGGGGTCCAGCGAAGGTTCACCCAGCAACCGGTGGATGACGTCTTCGGAAAAGCCCCGGCTGTCGAGGAGCCGTCCCGCGCGGGCCCGCTCCTTCGCGTCGAGCGGGCGGCCGAGCAGCCCCTTCCCCTCCAGCACCGCGCGCGCGGCGGCCAGCGCGTCGAAGTCCTCCGTGCCGCTCGCCTGCGCCAGGGCCTGGCGGGCCGTCTCCTCGGGCAGCCCGTGGGCCTCGAGGCGCTGGAGCACGGCGCGCGGGCCCAGCCGTCCCTTGCGCAGGAGCGCGGCGGCGCGCTCCTGGGCGAAGCGCGCATCGTCGAGGTAGCCCCAGCCCGTCACCCGGGAGAGCGCCTCCTCGCGGACCTTCTGTACGAAGCCCTTTCGCGTGAGGGCCGCGTCCAATTCCTGACGGCTGCGGGAGCGCACGGAGAGCAGCTTCAGACAGGCGTCCGTGGCGCGGCGGACCGCGTCCGGGCCGGCGTCTTCGGGGGGACCGTCATCCTCCGGATGCATGGCGGGATACGTAGCATGTGGTAACAGGCGCAACCATGCACCCCGTCCTTGCCCGCTTCCTCGCCGCCGATGCCGCCCGGGAGACGCTTCGCAAGCAGCAGTCCGGTGAAGCCCTGTCCTCCGAGGAGCAGGCCTTCATCGACGCCGCCACCGCGCACCCCAAGCACCGGGGCGTGCTGCTCGGTGTGAGCGGCCGCGTCCTGTCGTCCGACGCCCAGGCGTCACTCGTGCTGCTGGCGGCCCATGCCGCGGCCCGCGCCATGCGCGAGGACACCGACCTGGCCGAGCCCACGCGCAAGGCGCGCGAGGCGCTGGCCGAGGAGGGCGCCAGCGACGAGGAGGCGGACGCCTTCATCGCGTCCATCCTGCTGGAGGAGGCCTTCGGCTACGAGCAGGACGTGGACGCCTTCGACGCCGAGTACGTGAAGGAGTCGCTGGGCGAGGTGCCCGCGCTGGCCGCCCTCACCAAGGAGGCGGTGGACGCGCTCTTCCTCTCGTTCGTGAAGGGCGCCGCCAACGACGCCGAGCGCAAGGTGCGCGAGGGCATGGCCCGCGCCCTCTTCGACATCGCGTGGTCGGAGGGGCCCGCGCCCATCAACCCCGAGCACATGGAGGCCGTGCTCGACGCGGAGGTGGTGGACCGGCCCGAGGAGGAGCAGGAGGCCAAGGTGCACGCCACCGCGCAGCTCCTCCAGGCGCTCTCCAAGGAAGGCCTGGTGGGGCCCATTCGTCTGTCGCGGCTGCGGGCGCTGCTGGGCGAAGGAGACGCGTAGCGGCCGAAGGGCGAGAGGTGCCCGGCCTCAGCGCGGCAGGTCCGCTCGCATCGAGCGACGAGGACGCGTCGTAGCGGCGGAGCCGGGAGCACCGGCCCCACCGCTACAGCGAATCAGAAGCGCTCAATCTGGAAGTCGTCGTCCCCCCCCGCGGCAGGCGCCGGGGCCGGAGCGGGCGCAGGCGTCGGCGGGCGCGCGGCGGGCGCGGGCGGACGCGCGGCGGCGGGGGCCGGAGCACCGGGACGCGGCGCGCCAGCGGGCGCGGGCGCCCCCGGGCGCATCGCCTGGGCCACCGGAGCCGGCGTGGGCGGAGTCGCCGGAGCCGGGGCCGGAGCCGCCGCGGTGGGCGCCCCCTTCTGAGCGAAGGAGGCCGAGCCGGGGATGGGGCGCGCGTCGCCGGGCTTCGCGTCGAAGTTGTCCCACTTCGAGTCGGACGTGCCGCTGATGCCGGAGAAGCGCAGCGCGAAGTCGTCCGGGTTGGAGGCCTGACGGTGGGCCTCCTCGTAGGTGACGAGCCCCTGGCGCACCAGGCTCATCAGAGACTGGTCGAAGGTCTGCATCCCGTACGAGTCGGTGCCCTGCGCAATCGCGTCGTGGATTTCCTTCGTGCGGTCCTTGTCCTCGATGAGCTCGCGCACGCGGGCGGTGACGCGCAGCACCTCCACCGCGGCCACGCGGCCCTTGCCGTCCGCGCGCGGCACGAGGCGCTGGGAAACCACGCCCTTGAGCACGCTGGCGAGCTGCAGGCGCACCTGCTTCTGCTGGTGCGGAGGGAAGGCGGACACGATGCGGTTGATGGTCTCCGTCGCGTCCAGCGTGTGCAGCGTGGACATCACGAGGTGGCCCGTCTCCGCCGCGTGGAGCGCCGTCTCAATCGTCTCGTGGTCTCGCATTTCGCCGACGAGGATGACGTCCGGGTCCTGCCGCAGCGCGCTCTTGAGGGCCTGCGCGAAGCTCATCGTGTCCACGCCCACCTCGCGCTGGTTCACGATGGAGCGCTTGTCGCGAATGAGGAACTCGATGGGGTCCTCAATCGTCATGATGTGGCTGGTCTCGTTGGCGTTGATGTGGTCGATCATCGCCGCCAGCGTGGTGGACTTGCCGGAGCCCGTGGTGCCCGTCACCAGCACGAGGCCGCGCTCCTCGCCGCAAATCTTCGCGAGCACCTGGGGCAGCAGCAGGTCCTGCATCGTCATCACCTTGAAGGGGATGACGCGCAAGACGGCGCCCACCGTGCCGCGCTGCTGGAAGACGTTGACGCGGAAGCGGCCCAGGCCGGGGACGCCGTACGCCAGGTCCACCTCGTTGCTCGACTTGAACTTCTCCTTCTGGAACTCGTTCATGATGCCGAAGGCCATGCGCGCGACCTCCTCCGGGGGGAGGCGGCGGCCGTCCTTGAGCGGCACCAGCGAGCCGTCCACGCGGAACATGGGCGGAAGGCCGGCCTTGAGATGAATGTCGGAGGCACCGCCGCGCAGGGCGATCTGCAGAATCTCGTTCAGTTCCATGAGCGGACCGGATGGTAGCAGAGGCCCTCGGCCTCATGCGATGGGCCGCTCCGGACCCCGCAAAGACGACGGCGGAGGCCCTCGAAAGAGGACCCCCGCCGAAGGGAAACAACCGAGCAGCCGGGCTTGACGCCTAGCGCTTGGAGAACTGGAACCGGCGACGCGCGCCCGGCTGGCCGTACTTCTTGCGCTCGACCGCGCGAGCATCGCGGGTGAGGAAGCCGGCCTTCTTCAGCGCCGGACGGAACTCCGGGTTGAAGGAGCACAGCGCACGGGCGATGCCGTGACGGATGGCGCCGGCCTGGCCGGAGAGACCGCCGCCCTTCACGTTGACCGTGATGTCCAGCTTGCCCTTCTGCTCGAGGATGTCGAGGGGCTGGTTGAGCACCATCTTCGAGGTCTCACGACCGAAGTAGGCGTTGAGCTCGCGACCGTTGACGGTGACCTGGCCGGTGCCGGGACGAATCCAGACGCGGGCGGTGGCCTCCTTGCGGCGGCCGGTGGCGTAGAAACCGAGTTCTTGATGGATGGGCATGGACGTTGTCTCCCTTTACGCCTCGACCTCAAACGCGGCGGGCTTCTGGGCCGCGTGAGGATGGGTGTCACCCGCGTAGACCTTCAGCTTCGTCATCATCTGCCGACCGAGCGCGTTACGCGGAAGCATGCGGCGCACGGCGTTGATGACGATGTCCTCGGGGTGACGCTGGCGGAGCTTCTCCAGGTTGGTGATCTTCAAGCCACCAGGGAAACCGGCGCGGGAGTGCCGGTAGTACTGCTTGTCCTGCTCCTTCGTCCCCGTCACCTTCACCTTTTCGGCGTTGATGACGACGACGTGGTCGCCGGTATCGATGGACGGCGTGTAGATCGCCTTGTGCTTACCCTTGAGGAGGGTGGCAATCTGGCTCGCCGCGCGGCCCAGCACCTTGTCGGACACGTCAATGACGTGCCACTGGCGCTTGATGTCCCCAGCCTTCGCGCTGTAGGTCTTCTGCGACATTTCTTTGCACTCCAGACTTCTCGCGGTCGCCGTGTGCATGCCAGGGACCGCTGCTCGTGCCAAACCAACCACGGGTCCGCCGTGAAAACTCCACGAGGCCCGGAAAGGCCGACCGTCCTAGTGGGTGCGGAGGATCAAGTCAAGGTCGCTCCACACCTCCCGTCCGGATTCCCCGCCCGGCCCTCTCCCGGGAGTCGCATGGGAGGGGCTGCCGGGGGGCGCTCCCCTACCCGGTCGCCCCTCCCGAAGGCCCCGCGGGCCGGCTGGGGGCCGCTCCAGGTGCCGGCCCGGCCCCCCCCGGCTGGGGCTTCTTGAAGCGCTCCTTGAGGTTGGCGAAGAAGTTCTTCTCCTCCGGGGTGGCGGGGCCCTGACGCGGTGCTTCCAGGTCCACCTTCTCCACCACCTCCGGAGGAAGGTCCTCCAGGAAGCGGGAGGGGGTCCGGGGCACGTCCTTGCCGCGCTTGGTCCGGACGTTGGCGCGGGTGAGGTAGAGCACCTCCTTGGCGCGGGTGATGCCCACATAGCAGAGGCGCCGCTCCTCCTCGAGGTTCTGCGCCTCGCCCTGCATGCCCCCGTGGGGCATCAGGTCCTCCTCCATGCCAATGAAGAACACGAGCCGGTACTCCAGGCCCTTGGAGGCGTGCACCGTCATCAGGGTGACGCGGCGGTTGCCTCCGGGCACCTCCTCCTCTTCCTGGCGCGTGTCCAGGCTCAGGCGGTTGAGGTAGGTGAGAAGGCTGGCCTTGGGCCCCTCGCGCTTCTCGAAGTTCTCCAGCGAGTTGATGACCATGTCCACGCTCTTGAGCTTCTTGTCCGCGATGGTGGAGGACGTCGCGTGGGCGCGCGTGGCCTCGGCGAAGCCAATCTCCTCCAGCAGCTTGCGCGTGGCCGTGGCGAGCTGGCCGAACTCGTACGCGGCCCGGTAGCGCTCGATCATCTCCACGAACTCGAGCACCTTGCCCCCGGCGCCGGGCGGCAGGTCTTCGTACTGGTCGGCCTTGCGCATCACCGTCCACAGCGTGACGCCCTCGCCGCGCGCGTGGACGGCCAGCCGCTCCATCGTCACGTCACCGATGCCGCGCGACGGCACGTTGACGATGCGCAGGAGCGAGATTTCGTCCAGCTTGTTCACGATGACCTTGAAGTACGCGATGACGTCCTTCACCTCGCGCCGGTCGAAGAACTCGCTGCCGCCCACGACCTCGTAGGGGATGCTCTTCTCGCGCAGCATCTCCTCGATGGGGTGCGACTGGCCGTTGGTGCGGTAGAGCACGGCGATGTCGTCCGCGGGGATGCCCAGGGACATGTGCTTCTGGATTTCGTGCGCGACGAAGCGGGCCTCCTCCTCGTCGTTGGGGCAGCCCACCACCTTCACCTTCGGCCCCCCCGCGCGGTCGGTCCACATCTGCTTGGCCTTGCGCTCGGGATTCTTCGCGATGACGGCGTTGGCCGCGTCCAGCACCGTCTGGACGGAGCGGTAGTTCTGCTCCAGCCGCACCTCCTTCCCTCCCGGGAAGAAGCGGTCGAAGTCGAGGATGTTGCGCACCTCGGCGCCGCGCCACGAGTAGATGCACTGGTCGTCGTCACCCACCGCGCACACGTTGCGCTGCTCGCCGGCCAGCAGCTTGAGCAACTCCAACTGGGCGCTGTTGGTGTCCTGGAACTCGTCCACCAGCAGGTAGCGGAAGCGCCGCGTGTACTTGGCGTAGAGGTCCGGAAACTCGCGCAGCAGGCGCGCGGGCAAGAGCAGCAGGTCGTCGAAGTCCACCGAGCCCTGCGCCTTCAGCGCGAGCTGGTAGTCCGGGTAGACGAGGTGGGTGATGAGGTCGTAGTCGTCGCCGATGCCCTCCGGCTTGGGCTCGGGCGTCTTCCCCGAGTTCTTCGCCTTGGAGATGAGCGTGAGCACCTTGCGCGCGTCGAAGGCGCGGTCGTCGATTTTGTGCTCGCGCATGGCGCGCCGGATGTTGGCGAGCTGGTCGCCCATGTCGGCGATGGCGAACTTCTTCGGCCAACCCAGGCGGTGGATGTCCTCGCGGAGGACCTCCGAGCCAAATGCGTGGAAGGTGCACACCAGCACCCCCTGCGCACGCGGGCCCGCCATGTGGACCAGGCGCTCCTTCATCTCCGTCGCCGCCTTGTTAGTGAAGGTGACGGCGAGGACGTTGCGGGCCATGAGGTGGCCCGGCCGCTCGTTGAGCAGGTGGACGATGCGGTGGGTGATGACTCGGGTCTTGCCGCTGCCGGCGCCCGCCAGCACGAGGAGCGGACCCTGGAGGGTGACCACGGCCTCGCGCTGCGGAGGGTTGAGCTTCGAGAGGTCCATTGCGCGCGGGCCAGGGATACCCTTTGATTCGTCCGTGCGCGACCCCTTCCTCCGGCTCTCCGCCGTTTTTCTCGCGCTCGGCGTGGGTGCGGGTTGCATGGACAACGCCAGCGCTCCAGCCCAGGTGACACCGTCCGTCCCGGCGGCGAGCGCGCCCTGCGTGTACTTCAAGCAACTGTCGCCCTTCCTGCCGGAGACGCTGGACGGCTTCACCGTGGCGCGCACCCAGGGCTCCACGGGGAAGTACGGCGAGGTATCCGTGTCCGAAGCCGAGCGGCTCTACACGCGAGGTGAGGGGCGAGAGGTGAAGGTGCGCATCGTGGACACCACGATGGGCGAGAAGATTGGCCAGGCCATCCGCGAGGCCGCGGACCGGGCGAAGGGCAAGGCCGCGAGCGACCCGGCGGCGCCCATCCACTGGGACGACGCCGTGGGCTTCGTGAGGTACGACGCGGAGGAGTCCCTGGCCGAGGCGAACCTCCTGGTGGGAGACCGCTTCGTGGTGGCCGTCACCAGCCGGGGCTTCCCCGGCACGGTGGAGGTGCGGCGGGTGGCGCGAGGCATCGACCTGGCCGGGCTGGCCCGGCTGCAGTGAACCCCGACATGGGCAAGGAGTGTCCCTGGTGGTGAAGGAGAAAGGAACGCGACCCGAAGCGGTGGACCCGCTCGCACAGGAGAAGGCCGCGCGCGCGGTGGTGGCCACACTGGGCAAGCGGGAGTTCCTGGAGCAGTTCCAGAAGCTGGCCAAGAGCTACGCGCAGGACCCGGGCAACCCCGGCTCCTACGCGTGCGAGGGCTGCCAGCGCTGCGCCAACTGCATGTTCTGCAAGGACTGCGACAGCTGCTTCCAGTGCACCCACTGCACCCGGTGCGAGCTGTGCAACAACTGCTCGCACTGCGTGGAGTGCAAGAGCTGCCACGCGTGCGCCTACTGCGTGCAGAGCGAGAACTGCACCAGCAGCGCGTACCTGGTGCTGAGCCGCAACCTGCAGGACTGCAACTACTGCTTCGGCTGCGTGGGCCTGGCCAAGAAGGACTTCCACATCCTCAACGTCCCCTTCCCCCGGACGGAGTACTTCAAGGTCGTGGGGCGGCTGAAGAAGGAGCTGGGGCTGCCGTAGCAGCCCCGGGCCCCATGACTACAGGGCCCTCACGTAGAGGGCCTTGAGGTACTCGGTCTCCAGCAGGCCGCCGAGCACCGGGTGGTCCAGCCCGGCGCCGCGGCGCTCGAGAATCTGCACCGGCCGCTTCGCATCCGCGGCGGCCGCGAGCACCATCTCCTCGAAGCCGGCGCGGTCCAGCTTGCCCGAGCAGGAGCAGGTGACGAGCAGCCCGTCCGGCTTGAGGCAGCGGAAGGCGCGCAGGTTCAGCTCGTGGTAGGCGCGCAGCGCGGTGGCCAGGCCCTCGCGGCGCTTGGCCAGGCCGGGCGGGTCCAGGACGATGGTGTCGAAGCGGCGCCCCTCCGTATCGAAGCGGCGCAGCACGTCGAAGGCGTTGGCGTTCTCCACGGTGACGTTGGCGCGGCCGTTGGCCTCGGCGTTGGCCTTCGCGCGCGCGGCGGCCTTCGCGTCCTGCTCCACCGCGAGCACCGAGGTGCAGTTGCGCGAGAGCGAGAGGGCGAAGCCGCCGTGGTAGCTGAACAGGTCCATCCCCTCGCCGCGCGCCAGTTCCCCGGCGCGCAGGTGGTTGTCCACCTGGTCCAGGAAGGCGCCCGTCTTCATGTCCCCGAGGAGGTCCACCTCGAAGCGGCTCAAGCCCTCGTGGTACGTGAAGCGCGCGTCGCCCTCGCCGTGGAGCAGGCGCGCCTCGCGGGGCAGGCCCTCGAAGTCGCGGCCGGAGCCGTCGTCCCGGGCCACGACGTGGGTGGCGCCGGTGAGCTCCACCAGCATGCGCGCCAGCGACTCCTTGCGCGCGTCCATGCCCTCGGAGAGCGTCTGCAGCGTGAGGCCCTTGCCGTAGCGGTCCACGAAGAGGCCGGGCAGCAGGTCCGCCTCGCCGTGCACCAGGCGCAGCCCGTCGCGGCCGGACAGCGGGGCGCGGCGCGCCAGCGCGGCCTCCAGCCGGCGGCGGAAGAAGGCGTCATCCACCGGCTCCTCGGCGGGGCCCTTGCGCGTCAGCAGGCGCAGCGCGAGCGGCGAGCGGCGGGCGTAGAGCGCCTGGCCGATGGGGTTGCCCTGCGAGTCCACCACCAGCACCACCGCGCCGGGGCCCTTCACGTCGGGGGGGGCGGCCAGCTCGGTGCGGTACAGCCAGGGGTTGCCGTGGCGGAGCGACTTCGCGCCCTTGGGGGTGGTGCGCGCGACGGGGAGCGCTGCATGGGGGGGCATCGGGCTTTCACTCCAGGCCGCGCGCGGCCAGCTCTTCATCGTCCTCGCCGCGAAGGTGCCCGATTTCGTGCAGCAACGTCACGCGAATCTGCTCGCGCAGCTCCTCGGACGTCCGCACCGCGCGCGCGAGGTTGCGCCGGTAGAGCACCACGGAGCGGCACGGCGTCTCGGTACCGTCGCACGGCTCGCCCAGCGGAGGGCCCCGGAAGAGGCCCAGAATCGTCGGCGACAGCGGGGGCTGGTTGGCCAGCAGGTCTCCATCCGCGGGCAGCTCCTCCGCGGTGACGGGCACGCCCTCCAAATCGCCCCGCATGTCGGCGGGCAGCGCGGCCACGGCGCGTATCACCTCGGCACGGAAGTCCGCCTCCGAGGGCAGCGGCGGCGCCGGGAAGTCCTCCGGCGCCAGCTGCCGGGCCTTCTCGAAGTGCGTCTGCGCCAGCTTCCACTTCCCCTCGCGCTCCATCAGCAGCCCGAGGTGCTGGTACGCGTGCGCGGCACGCTCCTCGTCGTCCACCAGCGTGGAGAAGGCCGTCCGCGCCTCCGCGAAGCGGCACAGCTCGAAGAGGGCGAGGGCGCGCTCGTAGAGGGCCTCCTTGCTGCCCGGCTCGCGGGCCAGGACGATGGCGGCGCGCGCGAGGGCCTCCTCGGACTGGCCGAGGTCGTTGAACGCCATGGCCGCCACCAGCGCCAGGTGCGGCACCAGCTCCGGCGGCGTGCCGGGCTGGGACAGGCCGCGCTCGGCGTAGAGGGCGCCCAGTTCGTCGCGCTCGCGGGTGGAGGGCAGCTGCACGGCGTACAGG contains these protein-coding regions:
- a CDS encoding tetratricopeptide repeat protein; translation: MEEPLKQLLTLGRGYFEKKQYAQAEQYLAKIVEQNPTFADVFNMLGIIYHDQGQFARAQRAFESALKLNPAYTEAALNLAVIYNDMGKYAEAKEVYQAALSQQKTGPGELDPYVEKKIANMYGEIGDVYASSGAWAKAVEEYRRALALCPQFVDIRLKLGNALRDAGDNAAALAEYEQVITQNPSFIPGRIQYGVALYSAGRRAEAVRVWEDVLARSPDNKSAQMYLNLVKDPGTPEQAG
- a CDS encoding metallopeptidase family protein; translated protein: MSRRGLLALCLLLSACKRNAPAPAVPDAGAPALSAVGASAAPGPGAQGSPGSGDAPVMTPGDATHRVQPLAVCRAEGTAPLDAARRYFDDGRFEEALSCAAQAAALEPDLAAAHAERGVALAALGRESEAQLAYARALAIDPGDADALLGSAHLYAVQLPSTRERDELGALYAERGLSQPGTPPELVPHLALVAAMAFNDLGQSEEALARAAIVLAREPGSKEALYERALALFELCRFAEARTAFSTLVDDEERAAHAYQHLGLLMEREGKWKLAQTHFEKARQLAPEDFPAPPLPSEADFRAEVIRAVAALPADMRGDLEGVPVTAEELPADGDLLANQPPLSPTILGLFRGPPLGEPCDGTETPCRSVVLYRRNLARAVRTSEELREQIRVTLLHEIGHLRGEDDEELAARGLE
- a CDS encoding ATP-dependent helicase; translated protein: MDLSKLNPPQREAVVTLQGPLLVLAGAGSGKTRVITHRIVHLLNERPGHLMARNVLAVTFTNKAATEMKERLVHMAGPRAQGVLVCTFHAFGSEVLREDIHRLGWPKKFAIADMGDQLANIRRAMREHKIDDRAFDARKVLTLISKAKNSGKTPEPKPEGIGDDYDLITHLVYPDYQLALKAQGSVDFDDLLLLPARLLREFPDLYAKYTRRFRYLLVDEFQDTNSAQLELLKLLAGEQRNVCAVGDDDQCIYSWRGAEVRNILDFDRFFPGGKEVRLEQNYRSVQTVLDAANAVIAKNPERKAKQMWTDRAGGPKVKVVGCPNDEEEARFVAHEIQKHMSLGIPADDIAVLYRTNGQSHPIEEMLREKSIPYEVVGGSEFFDRREVKDVIAYFKVIVNKLDEISLLRIVNVPSRGIGDVTMERLAVHARGEGVTLWTVMRKADQYEDLPPGAGGKVLEFVEMIERYRAAYEFGQLATATRKLLEEIGFAEATRAHATSSTIADKKLKSVDMVINSLENFEKREGPKASLLTYLNRLSLDTRQEEEEVPGGNRRVTLMTVHASKGLEYRLVFFIGMEEDLMPHGGMQGEAQNLEEERRLCYVGITRAKEVLYLTRANVRTKRGKDVPRTPSRFLEDLPPEVVEKVDLEAPRQGPATPEEKNFFANLKERFKKPQPGGAGPAPGAAPSRPAGPSGGATG
- a CDS encoding outer membrane protein assembly factor BamD, producing the protein MRSAVAFLTAVLLFASGCASLTSGQAGEPNYASSAEENLRLGTEAMENKDFLKAQKYFEYVRAKFPYQDAAREAELKLADVDFAREAWPEAREQYESFIKLHPTHPKVDYAAYRSALTHVEDYPSEFFALPPPEEKDQGEIRAALLAMEDFRRQYPKSEYADEAKANADEARRRLAEHELYVARFYQKRERWKAVAQRLESLLRRYPGTQYEEEALFDLHAAYVKLNDPKKAEETLRQVLRRLPGTPAAERAQRMLGS
- the rpsI gene encoding 30S ribosomal protein S9, whose translation is MPIHQELGFYATGRRKEATARVWIRPGTGQVTVNGRELNAYFGRETSKMVLNQPLDILEQKGKLDITVNVKGGGLSGQAGAIRHGIARALCSFNPEFRPALKKAGFLTRDARAVERKKYGQPGARRRFQFSKR
- a CDS encoding class I SAM-dependent rRNA methyltransferase, with translation MPPHAALPVARTTPKGAKSLRHGNPWLYRTELAAPPDVKGPGAVVLVVDSQGNPIGQALYARRSPLALRLLTRKGPAEEPVDDAFFRRRLEAALARRAPLSGRDGLRLVHGEADLLPGLFVDRYGKGLTLQTLSEGMDARKESLARMLVELTGATHVVARDDGSGRDFEGLPREARLLHGEGDARFTYHEGLSRFEVDLLGDMKTGAFLDQVDNHLRAGELARGEGMDLFSYHGGFALSLSRNCTSVLAVEQDAKAAARAKANAEANGRANVTVENANAFDVLRRFDTEGRRFDTIVLDPPGLAKRREGLATALRAYHELNLRAFRCLKPDGLLVTCSCSGKLDRAGFEEMVLAAAADAKRPVQILERRGAGLDHPVLGGLLETEYLKALYVRAL
- the rplM gene encoding 50S ribosomal protein L13 encodes the protein MSQKTYSAKAGDIKRQWHVIDVSDKVLGRAASQIATLLKGKHKAIYTPSIDTGDHVVVINAEKVKVTGTKEQDKQYYRHSRAGFPGGLKITNLEKLRQRHPEDIVINAVRRMLPRNALGRQMMTKLKVYAGDTHPHAAQKPAAFEVEA
- a CDS encoding caib/baif family protein gives rise to the protein MVKEKGTRPEAVDPLAQEKAARAVVATLGKREFLEQFQKLAKSYAQDPGNPGSYACEGCQRCANCMFCKDCDSCFQCTHCTRCELCNNCSHCVECKSCHACAYCVQSENCTSSAYLVLSRNLQDCNYCFGCVGLAKKDFHILNVPFPRTEYFKVVGRLKKELGLP
- a CDS encoding type IV pilus twitching motility protein PilT, encoding MELNEILQIALRGGASDIHLKAGLPPMFRVDGSLVPLKDGRRLPPEEVARMAFGIMNEFQKEKFKSSNEVDLAYGVPGLGRFRVNVFQQRGTVGAVLRVIPFKVMTMQDLLLPQVLAKICGEERGLVLVTGTTGSGKSTTLAAMIDHINANETSHIMTIEDPIEFLIRDKRSIVNQREVGVDTMSFAQALKSALRQDPDVILVGEMRDHETIETALHAAETGHLVMSTLHTLDATETINRIVSAFPPHQQKQVRLQLASVLKGVVSQRLVPRADGKGRVAAVEVLRVTARVRELIEDKDRTKEIHDAIAQGTDSYGMQTFDQSLMSLVRQGLVTYEEAHRQASNPDDFALRFSGISGTSDSKWDNFDAKPGDARPIPGSASFAQKGAPTAAAPAPAPATPPTPAPVAQAMRPGAPAPAGAPRPGAPAPAAARPPAPAARPPTPAPAPAPAPAAGGDDDFQIERF
- a CDS encoding regulatory protein RecX, which produces MHPEDDGPPEDAGPDAVRRATDACLKLLSVRSRSRQELDAALTRKGFVQKVREEALSRVTGWGYLDDARFAQERAAALLRKGRLGPRAVLQRLEAHGLPEETARQALAQASGTEDFDALAAARAVLEGKGLLGRPLDAKERARAGRLLDSRGFSEDVIHRLLGEPSLDPSGPDE